tcccctcagcctctgcctgacagactgacagactgaCCTGTTCTCTCTCCACTACATCCTCCAGCCAGGAGCCTTCCCTACAGTTTAGCACCACGCAGAACCTACAGTGAGCTTTTAAAGTTATAATCACAGCACAAGGAAACTTTACTGAGCTTAACttggtaccaggcactgtgctaagtgcttctcAAACACATTTGTGTGGGATGAAACTGTCCTTAGTGCAGCTTCCCTCAGGGGCTCCAGGGGACGGGTCCCCACCCCTCCTTCAAATCCTGGAGAGCCCTCCAGCCTCATTCCCCACATACCAAAcctggagaagggaagagagaggggtgagagggcagaggagagaTTAGGCACTGGAAGTGTCACCCAGTCCAAGTGTGAAGGACTTGACTTTTAGGGGACTGAAAATAACCAGGTGTAAGACAGACAGACATGGAAAATGAGGCAGAGACAATGAAAAGTACAGAAATGAGAAGAAGCCAAGAAAAGGTGAAAGAGAGAGTAGATAGAAAGTGAGAGATGAATGGAGAgactgagagacagagaagacaGGAAGACTAAGGCCGACTAAgaatggaaaaggaaagaaagggggggggcggggggggcggggaattgagagtgtgagagacagagaggaaaagagggaCCTAGTGCCTAACAGACAGAATGACACAGATAGAGGGAGAAAGAGACTGAAGGGGAAAAAGAGGCAGAGATTGAAAATCGGAAAGAAACCAACCCAAGTGAGGGTTTGAAGGAAGAGAAGAGTAAGAGACTAAGAGGAGGAGGAAACGGGAGACAGATGGTGGGGGGCTTCCGGCAGGGAGGCAGCAGAGGCCCATTCAGGGCACCGAGGCCAGTGGCGTCCCTGCACCCTCCCCGCACGCCGGCTCCAGCATCCAGAGCCCCAGGACAAAATCGAGCCCGGTCGtgccccttccctcctctctaCAAGGTGAATTCCCCCCAACCCCTGCAGGGACTCGCTGGGATCCCCAAGAGGGCTGCGTTCCTGGAGAGATTGGCACGGGTGTCAGGAGACGGCACAGAGGGGCCCTCTCTCCACCGGCCGCCGCCTCCTCCCGGGACCGCCCGGTTACCGGGCATCGAGGATTGCCTATCGCCGGGCAGCCTGGCACGGCGCCTACTTTTCCCAACGCCCCCGCTCTCGCCCGGGAGGCCAGCCCCGCCCGGGGAGAGGCCCTGGACTGCCGGACCGCCCCGCAAGGTTCAGCCCGGCCGCCCGCCCCCGCCAACGCGGGGAGGGAGCTGAGTGGCGTTGCTCTCAGAAAAGCGCATCACTTCGGCGCAGCTTGGGGTAAGGCCGGGTCAGGATGCCCGGGTCgcaggaggaaaaggaggagctGGACCAAGAGCCCGAAGAGGAAAAAAGGGGAAGGGCAAGGACTGAGATAAAGGCCCAGAGGAGGTAGACGGCCGGAGTTCCTACCGGGAAGCCCAGACCGAGCAAGACGTCCCAGAGAAACCGGGGAGAGGGACTGGACGAAGGCGCGGAGAGAACGCGGGAGCCACTGGAGCGCACCATGCGCGGGTCCCCTGCCGCCTGGCCCGTCTGCACCGCCACCTGGGTCACGTGGCCCGGGCGGGCCCGCGGCTGCCCCTGCGGGGGGGCTTGCAGTAGGCCCGGGCCCGACGTTCCGCCCTGCGCGAGGCTCTGTCCTCCGGGCGCGGGAGCCGCCCCCTGCCCCCCCGTGCCCGGCCCCCTCCGGGCCGCCCGCCCACTATATAGCGCACCCCTGCAGGGCCCGCGACAGGCCACCAGGCAGGGAGTGGACGCGAAACAGCTCGCAAAGCCCGAGACCCAGCCCACCGGCCCCACCACCGCCGCCCCGACGGGTGCCACGCGCTGCGGCCGCCGCTGCCAGGCCCCCGCGGCCACCATGAAGAAGGAGGTGTGCTCCGTGGCCTTCGCCAAGGCCGTGTTCGCCGAGTTCCTGGCCACCCTCATCTTCGTCTTCTTTGGCCTCGGCTCAGCCCTCAAGTGGCCGTCGGCGCTGCCCTCCATCCTGCAGATCTCGCTGGCGTTTGGTCTGGCCATAGGCACCCTGGCCCAGTCCCTGGGGCCCGTGAGTGGAGGCCACATCAATCCTGCCATTACCCTCGCCCTCTTGGTGGGCAACCAGATCTCGCTGCTCCGTGCTGCCTTCTACGTGGTGGCCCAGCTGGTGGGCGCTATTGCCGGGGCGGGCATCCTCTACGGGCTGGCACCACTCAATGCCCGGGGCAACCTGGCCGTCAACGCTGTGAGTGCCCACATGGCTGGGGGTGGGAGTCAGGACCCTGGTGGTGGGCTTTGGGCCAGGCCGAAAGAATGGGTGCGGTAGAGGGGACCAGTACACATCTgtgctaaaccaaacccactgcctttgagtggattccaactcagcgaccctataggacccatggggtttccaaggagccgctggtggattggaactgcccaccttttggttagcaaccgagctcttaaccactgcaccaccagggctccaagcccaTGCTAGGAAGGCCTAAGATCAGAAAAATGAATCTACAGGTCTGTGTGTCCCCCACTCAGTCTCCCTGGTCCATGTCCACACCCCTTTCCCTCATGCGGCCCCATCCTGGCCTCTCTCCTAGTGCCTACTGCcccctcctttcctgactttacttcTGTCTCACTGCTGATTTCTACCTTCCTGTGGTCCCCTTACATCTCCTCTCCGCTCTTCAGTGAGTGGAGTAATGGAACCACCAGGGAGAAGTGGGTTGTAAACCTGGGTTCGGGTGACCTTGGCTTCTCTGTGCTTCGTTTTTCTCAGCCATcccatgttgtcgttgttggctacagtgaagtcaattctgactcatagcaaccccatgtgacagaatagaacagccccataaggttttctaggttgtaatcttcgtaggagcagattgccaggtctttctcccttggagcttctgggtgggttcaaccgcCACTgtttcggttagcaaccgagagcttagctgtttgcaccagaTGGTCACACCTACCACAGCAGATGTCAAGGAGGTTACATTTAGAACACACGGATGTGAACACCCTAACATGGTGCCAATGCCTGGGGTCTCTGTTGAATATTGGTTCCTTGCCTCCTATCCTTGCCCTGCTCCCTGCTGCCTCCCTCCTCCCAATGCCCCAGATTCAGCCCCCACATCCCATGCAAACTGGGTTCATTAATCAAACACAGAGGAGGATTTTCTCAGCCATTGTCAAGCCGTGAGTCAGCCGCATCAGAGAGACAGGTTTGAGGTTGGCACCAGCAGCTGGTCAGGCATGGCAGGAGGCCTGGGTGGGGGTGCAGAAGGCAAACTGGGCAGCTGCCCACAGGAGGAAGAGTGAAATGCCAGATTATGGAGGTTGGGGGTTGGGTAGAACTGTTGACTGGACTGTGTCCAGGCAGAGTTCCCCCTCATACTCTGCTCTTTGGCCACAGGACCTAGCTTCAAGCTTTGTGCAAACTGTAAAAGTACGAcgtcatgtcttctgcaaatggCTACCCTGAGGTGACATGTATGGGGCTTGGTTGTGCTGAAGGTGTGGGGTTCAGGAGTTCCAAATTCCAGGTGTTTGGGCCCTAGGTCTCCTTAGGGGCCAAACTCTTCACCGAGCCCCTGGCCACAGAGCCTGAAGAAGGCAGGGTGCTGTGGGGTCCTAACTCACCCTCCCTGTGCAGCTCAACAACAACACGTCGCCAGGCCAGGCCGTGGTGGTGGAGATGATTCTGACCTTCCAGCTGGCACTCTGCGTCTTCGCCTCCACTGACTCCCGCCGCACCAGCCCTGTGGGGTCCCCGGCCCTGTCCATTGGCCTGTCCGTCACACTGGGCCACCTCGTGGGGGTGAGCAGTGTTGCCACCTCAGCTGCGGTTGGGGGGAGCCACTCAGGACAAATAAAGAGGACCCTTGGGCCAATGAGCACAGCAGACTTTGAGGCCTAGATTTGGGCCCACTGGACCCTGGC
The DNA window shown above is from Elephas maximus indicus isolate mEleMax1 chromosome 4, mEleMax1 primary haplotype, whole genome shotgun sequence and carries:
- the LOC126075402 gene encoding aquaporin-5, with protein sequence MRGSPAAWPVCTATWVTWPGRARGCPCGGACSRPGPDVPPCARLCPPGAGAAPCPPVPGPLRAARPLYSAPLQGPRQATRQGVDAKQLAKPETQPTGPTTAAPTGATRCGRRCQAPAATMKKEVCSVAFAKAVFAEFLATLIFVFFGLGSALKWPSALPSILQISLAFGLAIGTLAQSLGPVSGGHINPAITLALLVGNQISLLRAAFYVVAQLVGAIAGAGILYGLAPLNARGNLAVNALNNNTSPGQAVVVEMILTFQLALCVFASTDSRRTSPVGSPALSIGLSVTLGHLVGIYFTGCSMNPARSFGPAVVMDRFTPVHWVFWVGPIVGAVVAAIFYFYLLFPNSLSLSERVAVLKGTYQPEEDWEVHREERKKSMELTAH